Genomic window (Mycolicibacterium smegmatis):
CCGTACTTCACGCAGCACAGGCCGCCCGCGTTGGTGGCGGCGTTGCCGCCGATCGAGGAGATGTCGACCGAGGCCGGATCCGGCGGATACCACAAACCGTGCTCTGCCGCGGCCCGCTTGACCTCGGCATTCAGCGCGCCGGGTTGCACGACGGCCACGCGGGTCGCCGGGTCGATCCGGATCTCGCGCATGCGCTCGGTGCTCAGGACGACGCATCCGTCGACCGCGCTCGCACCGCCGGAGAGCCCCGACCCGGCGCCCCTGGGTACCACCGCGACGCGGTGACGGGTGGCCCACCGCAGGACGCTCTGCACATCGGCGGTGCAGGTCGCCCGGACCACGGCCCGCGGACGGCCCGCGAGTGGATCGGCGGCGGCGTCACGGCGATATCCCTCGATCTGGTCGGCATCGGTGAGCAGCGCGTGGGCAGGCAGCTCAGCAGCCAGTTCGGTCAGGGCGGGGTCCACATCCGCCAGGGTTGCGTCCACGCGGCCAGTGTAGGCGCGTGATGGGCGAACGGAATTTTTCCGACTTCCCTGGGTTGGACCGAGGGATGAGACGTTGGGAAATGGACGGTATCGGGCGCGATCTGCTCCAGCTGCGGGAGGTCGCGATCCCCCAGCCGGCACACGGCGAGATCCTGGTGCGGGTCTCGGCCGTGGCCCTCAACCATCGCGACAAGATGGTGACCGAGAACGGCCGAGGGCTGCAGCTCGCCTATCCGTTCACACCGGGCTCCGATCTCGCCGGAACCGTGGCGGCGCTCGGCGACGGCGCACAGCGGTTCGCCGTCGGCGACCGGGTGATCTCGAACTTCGTCCCCGAGTGGCTCGACGGTGTGCGACCGGGGGACGCCCGCACCTTGCCCTACCGGACCCTGGGCGGACACCATCCCGGCGTGCTCGCCGAATACGTGGCCTTCCCCGAGGACTGGTTCGTGCGCGCGCCCGCCACGCTCGGTGATGCCGAGGCGGCCACACTGCCCTGTTCGGGCCTCACGGCGTGGTTCGCGCTGGTCGAGCGCGGCCGTGTGCGCGCAGGAGAGACGGTTCTGGTCGAAGGCACCGGAGGCGTAGCGCTTTTCGCGCTCGCCATCGCCAAGATCCACGGCGCCGAGGTGATCGTCTCGGCCAGTGCGGGCAACCTCGCCCGCGCGCGGGAACTGGGCGCCGACCACGTCATCGACAGGCGGCGCGAGGACTGGGCCGACGCGGTCCTGACGCTCACGGCTGACCGAGGTGTGGACCACGTGCTCGAGATCGTCGGCGGCAGCCACCTGGCGCAGGCCGTACAGGTGAGCGCCATCGGCGGGCAGATCCACCAGATCGGTGCGCTGGAAGGCTTCGAGATCTCGACCCCGGTGATGCCGTTGATGCTCAAGGGCATCACGGTCAACGGCATCGGGACCGGGCACCGGCGCGCGCTCGAAGACTTGGTGCGTGCGGTCGACGCGGCGGGACTCAAGCCCGTGATCGACACGCGGTACCGCTTCGAGGATCTGCAGGGCGCACTCGACCATCTCGACCGCGGCCCGTTCGGCAAGCTCGTCCTGGAAACTTAGCGGTTCTGTGCCACACCGCGTTCGGCGAGCACCCAGTTGAGGAACTTCTCGACCGCATCGGCAGTGAAATGCCCGTGCGGCGAGCCGAAGAAGTCGAAAGCGTGCTGGGCGTGCGGAATCTCGGCGTAGACCACGGGGGAGTTCGACACCTCCCGCAGCGCGGCGACGAAGTCGCGTCCCTCGACCACCGGGATCAACGAGTCGTTGGTGCCGTGCAGCACGAAGAACGGCGGCGCATCGGGGCGCACGAGCATGATCGGTGACGCGTCGCGGTACAACTCGGCATTGCCGTCGAGCGGGCGCTTGACGATGAGCCGCTCCAGGATCTCCATGAACTCGGTACGGCCGGGGCCGGTGGTGCTGTACCAGTCGTAGCGGCCGTACACCGGGACCGCGGCCACCACGGAGGTGTCGGCGTCCTCGAAACCCGGCTGCCACTTGGGGTCGTTCGGGGTCAGCGCGGCCAGCGCCGTGAGGTGCCCACCCGCCGAACCGCCGGTGATGCAGACGGATTCGGGATCGCCACCGAAGTCGGCGATGTTGGCCTTCACCCATGCCAGCGCCTGCTTGACGTCGACGATGTGATCGGGCCAGCTGTGCTTCGGGCTGATCCGGTAGCCGATCGACACACAGATCCAGCCCTGCTCGGCGAGATGGCTCATGAGCGGGTACGACTGAGGCCTGCGCATCCCGATCATCCACGCGCCACCGGGCACCTGCAGCAGCACCGGCGCCTTCCCGTCGCGGGGCAGGTCGGGCCGCATCCAGATGTCAGCCAGGTTGGCGCGGTGCGGGCCGTACCGCACGGTCGTGGTCGCGTAGCGGTGCCGGGTCCACGATGTGCGGATGACGCCGCCGGGGCGGCGGGCACGGCGGGCCACCGCGTAGTCGGCGCCCAGCGCCGAGCGCAGCGGTTCCTCGAAGAACCGGCGCGACGTGCGGTTGCGGCGGTGCACGATGTACAACAGGGCCCACGCGACGGCCTTGAGAAGCAACGAGATCCGCCCCGGCGTCGTACGGTAGTCACCGCGCACCGCGCGGCGGAGCGCGTCGAGCGCCGAAACGGTCGTTATCAGCGGTCCGTTCTCGGAGGTGGGCCAGCCGAACGCGAACGCCACCACCGTCGAATAGCCTTTGCGGCCGAACGGTTTCACGGCGTTGACGGCGTTGAGCACCTCCGCCGACGCGGTGAGCAGCGGTTTAGCCATTCACCTTCTCCTGCAGCTCCCGGCGCGCGATCTTTCCGGTGCTGTTGCGGGGAAGCTCGTCGAGGATCGTGATGTCGCGCGGCACTTTGTAATTCGCGAGGTTGTCGCGGACATGCGATTTCAGGTCGTCGACGGTCGCGTCGCCGGACAGCACCACGAACGCCGCGAGTCGCTGACCGAACTGCTCGTCGTCCACGCCGATCACGGCGGCCTCGGCGACCGCCGGGTGCGTGGTGAGCACCTTCTCGACTTCGATGGGGTAGACGTTCTCGCCACCGGAGACGATCATCTCGTCGTCGCGGCCGACGACGAACAACCGGCCCGCGTCGTCGAGGCGCCCCACGTCGCCGGAACGCATGAAGCCCTCGTGGAAATCCTTGGTGGTGCCCGAGGTGTAGCCGTCGAACTGCGTCGAGTTGCGCACGTAGATCGTGCCCACCTCACCCGTCGGGACGTCGCGCAGGTCGGCGTCGAGGATCCGGATCTCGGTGCCCTCGGCGGGTTTACCCGCGGTGTCGGGTGCGGCGCGCAGATCGGCCGGTGTGGCGGTGGCGATCATGCCGGCCTCGGTGGCGTTGTAGTTGTTGTAGATGACGTCGCCGAAGCGGTCCATGAACGCGATGACGACGTCGGGGCGCATCCGCGATCCAGATGCTGCCGCGAACCGCAGCGAACGTCCGTCGTAGCGGTTGAGCACGTCCTCGGGCAGTTCCATGATGCGGTCGAACATCACCGGCACCACACACAGCCCCGTGGCGCGGTGGCGGTCGACGAGTTCGAGCGTGGCTTCCGGGTCGAACTTGCGGCGCGTGATGATGGTGCACGCCATCGATGCCGCGAACGCCAGTTGCGAGAAGCCCCAGGCGTGGAACATCGGCGCGACGATCACCACCGGTTCCTCGGCACGCCACGGTGTGCGGTCCAGGATGGCCTTGAGGATCTCGGGTCCGCCGCCGGAATGCTTGGCGCCCTTGGGAGTTCCGGTGGTTCCCGACGTCAGCAGGATCACCTTGCTCTTCTGGCCGGCCCGTTGCGGTTGCCTGCCTGCGAACTTCTCGGTGAGCGCGGCGACCGTGACGTCGTGTGCTGCGGTGTCGGTCCACGCCACGATGCGGGTGGGCGCTTCGGGAGCCCCCGCGAGCGCGCGGTCGACGGTGTCGGTGAACTCCTCGTCGTAGATGACGGCATCGACCTTCTCGCGGCTCACCACCTCGGCCAGCGCCGGTCCGGCGAACGAGGTGTTGAGCAGTAGGACGTCGGCACCGATACGGTTGGCCGCGATCAGCGACAACACGAACCCGCGATGGTTGCGGGCCATGATGCCCAGCACCCTCGGCGCGCCGCCGGAAAGCGCCTGCAGACCTGCCGCGAGCGCGTCGGCCTGCTGGTCGATCTCGCGCCAGGTGAGCGTGCCGAGTTCGTCGACCAGGCCCGGGCGGTCGGGACAGCGCTGCGCGGCGCTCGCGAAACCCGATGTGACGCTCATGTTCTCGCGCGCCATCGCGGCGACGATGCGCAGGTACTTGTCGGGGCGCAGCGGCGCGATCAGCCCGGCGCGGCGCATGGTGGTGACCATTCCGACGGTGTTGAGCAACGGGTCGGTGACCCGGTCGAGAAGTCCCATGCCGATCAGCCGATCACCGGGAAGCGCCGCTGCTCGGCGAGTTCGTCGAGGGCCTGCTGCATGACGTGGCGTACGTGCGCGTCGACCTCGTCGATGTCGGGGTCCTCACCGAACTCTGCGGTGATGTCGATGGGCGGCAGTGTCTTCATCACGATCTTCGACGGCAACGGCACGTTGAGCGGCAGCACGGCCGACAGCCCGAACGGGAATCCGAACGACACCGGCACGATCTTGGTACGCGCCAGCCGCGCGATCGGGCCCAGGGCCTTGGCCACCGCGGTGCCGCGCGACAGGAACAGCTGGGTCTCCTGGCCACCCACACCGACCATGGGGACGATCGGGACGCCGGCGTTGAGTGCGGCCCGCACATACCCGGTGCGTCCGCCGAAATCGATCTTGTTGGCCGCCAGCGTGGGGCGGTACACGTCGTAGTCGCCACCCGGGAACACGACGACGACGCCGCCGGAGCGCAGCGCCTCGTCGGCGTTCTCGTGGTTGGCCCGGATGAAGCCCGTCTTCTTGAAGAAGTCCGCGGTCGGGCCGGTCATGAGCATGTCGTGGCTCAGCGTGTACACGGGGCGGTCGTAGCCGAACTTCTCGTAGAAGCCTGTCGCGAACACCGGCACATCCATGGGGAACAGCCCGCCGGAGTGGTTCGAGACCACCAGGGCCCCGCCGTTGGGGAACGTGTCGAGGCCGTGCACCTCGGCCCGGTGATACCCCTTGATCAGCGGGCGCAGCCAGCCCATGACCTTCTCGGTGAGGCCGGGATCCCACTTGGTGATCTCACCTTGGTCGGTATCGGTAGCGGCCACGGGGGTCCCCCTGACGTGAATTGGAACGTGTTCTAGTTCTCCATCCTACTTGACCTGAACTGCTGTCGAGGTTGGACGATGGCAGGCATGGCGATGGACCTCGGCGGATATCTCGCGCGGATCGGCCTCGACGGGCGGCCGCGTCCCGATCTCGGCACATTGCACGCGATCGTCGCGGCCCACAACCGCTCGATCCCGTTCGAGAACCTCGATCCGCTGCTCGGCATCCCGGTGGCCGACCTGAGTGCCGAGGCCCTGTCCGCCAAGCTCGTGGACCGCCGCCGCGGCGGGTACTGCTACGAACACAACGGCCTGCTCGGCTACGTACTGGAGGAACTGGGCTTCGACGTCGAGCGCCTGTCCGGGCGGGTGGTGTGGATGCGGGCCGACGACGCACCACTGCCCGCCCAGACCCACAACGTGCTGTCGGTCGCGGTGCCGGGCGCCGATGGCCGGTACCTGGTCGACGTGGGCTTCGGCGGACAGACGCTGACCTCGCCGATCCGGCTTGAGGCCGGCCCGGTGCAGCAGACCCGCCACGAGCCCTACCGGCTCACCCGGCACGGTGACCACCACACGCTGGCGGCCCAGATCCGCGGTGAGTGGCAACCGCTGTACACGTTCACCACCGAGCCGCGGCCGCGCATCGACCTCGAGGTCGGAAGCTGGTACGTCTCAACACATCCGAGGTCACACTTCGTCACCGGGCTCACGGTCGCGGTGGTCACCGACGACGCGCGGTACAACCTGCGGGGACGCAACCTGGCGGTCCACCGGGCCGGTGCGACCGAGCGCATCCGGTTCGACAGCGCGGCACAGGTGCTCGACGCCATCGTCGACCGGTTCGGCATCGACCTCGGCGATCTGGCCGGCCGTGACGTCCGTGCACGTGTCGCCGAGGTGCTCGACACCTGAGCCGGGGGATCACAGCAAGAAAAGTCATGTCCTGACCCCAGCGCGCCGACCATACTCGGTGAACGTGAGTGTGGAACCGAACGGGCGCGACCGGCTGCGTGAACTGCTCGACGCCGTCGTCGACTCCGAGAACGACGGTGTCGGCGACATGGCGCGCAACAGCTACGCCTCGGAGTTCCACTTCTCGCGCGAGGTGCGCAGGCTCACCGGCGAACCACCCGCCGCGCTGCGGCGGCGCATCATGCTCGAACGCGCGGCGTGGCGGCTGCGCCAGGGTGCGGGCGTCGCGGAAGTCGCTGCCGCAGAGGGATGGTCGTCACCGGAGGTGTTCTCCCGCGCATTCCGCCGCGCCTTCGGCGTGCCGCCGTCGCGCGCGGCGGACGTCGGGTTCCGGTTGCCCGCTCCCAACGGTGTGCACTTCCATCCGCCGCAGTCGCTGTGGTGCGACGACGGAGCGGGCGCAGCTGGGCCCGACATCGCGCAGTTCATGCTCGTGCACGACATCGCCGATACGGCCTATCTCATCGAACAGGCGTCCGTGCTCACGGAAAGGCAGTGGCGCGAAGGGGTTTCACCGGGGCAGACGGTGCTCGACTGGGACGGTCCCGAACCGAGCGTCGCCGCGGTCCTCGCGGCGATCGTGTGGACCAAGCAGGTGTGGCTGGCGACCATCGAGGGCCGCGACTTCCCGTCGCGGGACACCACGTGCAACGCCTCGCCCCGGGAATTGGCGGTGCACCACGACACGGTCGGGAACCGTTGGACCACGGTGATATCGGAGTACTCGACGGCCGGACGGCTCGGTGACACGGTGATCGACGCGCTGTGCGACCCGCCGGAGTCGTTTCAGCTGTACGGCATCGTCGCGCACGTGCTCACCTACTCGGCGCACCGGCGCGGGCTGGCGCGTGCGATGCTCTCGCGTCACGGAATCGACACCCACCGTGGTGATCCGCTGGAATGGATGAGAAGGGACTGAATCGTGAAGACCGTCTACTACACCGCTTCGAGCCTCGACGGCTACATCGTCGACGAGAACCAGAGTCTCGACTGGCTCACGTCACGCGACATCACACCCGACGGACCGTTCGGCTACGAACAGTTCATCGAGACCATCGGTGTGCTCGTCATGGGTGCGAGCACCTACGAGTGGGTGGTCGAACACGGCGACTGGTCCTATGACCAGCCCGCCTGGGTGCTCACCCACCGCCCCGAGATCGCCGCCGAGAGTCATCCCATGCAGGTGTTCTCCGGCGACGTCGCCGAACTGCACCCGAAACTCGTCGCGGCCGCGGGCGGTAAGGATGTGTGGGTGGTGGGCGGCGGCGACGTCGCCGCGCAGTTCGTCGCGGCCGACCTGATCGACGAGATCATCGTCAGCTATGCACCGTGCACGCTCGGCGTGGGTTCGCGGGTGCTGCCGATGCGTTCGGAGTGGGTGCTCGACGACTGTGCCCGCAACGGCGACTTCGTGTGCGCGCGCTGGAAGCGCCCGGTCCTGCACACCTAGATCCCCTCGCGAACAGACGCAAAACTGCCCAATTCCGTTGGGAATAGGGCAGTTTCGCGTCTGCTCGGCAGGATTATTCGGGGGTGTACCCGAACGGCAGCAGCACGCTCTTGGACTCGCAGTAACCCGCGATGCCCTCGGGCCCGCACTCGCGGCCGATGCCGGAGTTCTTGTAGCCGCCGAACGGGGCGCCCGGATCGAATGCGTACATGTTGATGCCGTAGGTGCCCGTGCGGACCTTCGACGCGATCTCGACGCCCTTGGCGTGATCGGTGGTGTACACCGAACCGGCCAGGCCGTACACCGAGTCGTTGGCGATGCGCACGGCGTCGTCCTCGTCCTCGAAGGGGATCACCACGAGCACGGGCCCGAAGATCTCCTCCTGCGCGATGGTCATCGAGTTGTCGACGTCGGCGAACACCGTGGGCTGCACGAACCAGCCGGAATCCAGGCCCTCGGGACGACCGCCGCCGGTCACCAGACGCGCGCCCTCCTCGATGCCCTTCTTGATGTAGCCCTCGACGCGTTCGCGCTGCTTCTCGCTGATCAGCGGACCCACCATCGCCGCCGGGTCATCGGGCACGCCGACCTGCATCGCGGCGACACCCGCGGCGACCTTCTCCACGACCTCGTCGTAACGCGAGCGCGGTGCCAGGATGCGGGTCTGGCCGACACATGCCTGCCCGGAGTTCATCAGACCCGAGAACAGCAGCATCGGCAGCGTCGAGTCCAGGTCGGCGTCCTCGAGGATGATCGCCGCGGATTTGCCGCCCAGTTCCAGCGTGCACGGCTTGAGCTTCTCGGCGGCGATCTTGCCGATCTCCTTGCCCACTGCGCTCGAGCCCGTGAACGTGAACTTGTCGAGCGCCGGGTTGTCGGTCAGCGCGCGGCCGGTCTCCGGGCCGCCGGGCACCACCGACAGCACACCCTCGGGCAGGCCGGCCTCGAGGAACTTCTGTGCCATGAGGTTGGTGGTCAGCGGTGTCTCGGCGGCCGGCTTGAGCACGATCGTGCAGCCCGCGAGCAGCGCCGGGCCCAGCTTGTTGGCCGCCAGGAAGAACGGCACGTTCCAGGCGACGACGGCGCCGACGACGCCGACGGGCTCCTTGAGCACCAGTGTCTGGCCGTAGATGCCGTCGCGGATGTCCTTCCACGCGAACTTGTCGGCCGCCGAGGCGTAGAACTGCAGCGTCGACATCGCCGCGCCGTACTGCATCATGTCGACGATGGTCTGCGGCTGGCCGGTCTCGAGCTTGAGCAGCGTCTTGAACTCGTCGGCGCTCTCCTCGATCAGCGCGGTCGCCTTGGCCAGCACGGCCTCGCGCTCCTGCGGCGTCATCCGCGGCCACGGCCCCTCGTCGAACGCCTTGCGCGCCGCGGCGCACGCGGCGTCGACGTCGGCCTTGGTCGCCAGCGGCGCCTGACCGACCTTCTCGCCGGTCGCGGGCGAGAAGACCTCGATGATCTCCGACGACGAAGGCTCGACCCACTGGCCGCCGATGAACAGCTTGTCCCAGTTCGTCGTGGCCGCGGTCGCGGCCGATGCAGTCTGTGTCATGGCGGTCACACTACTCACTTCCCTGTGAAACGAGAACCTGTTCCAGTTGGGGAGGTTACCGGCGCGACAGAACCAGCACCAGGTTGCTCACCGCGAATTCGCGGAAACCCGGTATCGAGGTCATCCACCAGGCCCATCGTGGGTGGTAGCGGGGGAATGCGGCCACCAGTGCGCCCGTGGAGCGCGCCCACTGCAAGCCGTCGGCCGCCGACACCGCGAACAACGACGATCCGTAGTCATTCTTCGGCCGGTGACCGTGCCTGCGCGTGTAGCGTTCGGCGGCCCGTGCGCCGCCGAGATAGTGCGTCAGGCCCATCTCGTGACCGCCGAACGGCCCCAGCCACACGGTGTACGACAGCACCGCGAGCCCGCCGGGACGGGTCACCCGCAGCATCTCGTTGCCCAGTCGCCACGGGTTGCGCACATGCTCGGCGACGTTCGACGACAGGCAGATGTCGACGCTGGAGTCGGCGAACGGCAACGCCATGCCGGACGCCCGGACGAACACCCCGGCGCCCGGTTCACCCGCCGGACCTGCGTGCATCTCGCGCGGATCGGGTTCGACGCCCACATAGCGCATACCGGCCTGCTCGAACGCCGACGCGAAGTAACCGGGTCCGCCGCCCACGTCGAGCACCGTGCGACCTGCGGGGGAATCACCCGTCACGCCGGTCCAGAGGTCGGCGACCATGGCGACCGTGTCGTCGGCCAGGGCGCCGTAGAACCGGGCCGGTTCGGACTGCTCGAAGCGGAACTGGGACAGCAGGCGCACCGACCGGCGGAGCGTCGCCCGGCCGGCGAAGCGGTCGGTGGGATTCACCCGCTCAACCTACTCACCGGTACTCTCGATTCGATGTCTGCCCGGCCCGAGTCTGCTCCGCACGTGCGGCGAGTGCTGCTGCTGTGCTGGCGCGACACCGGCCACCCGCAGGGCGGCGGCAGCGAGGCGTACGTGCAGCGCATCGGCGCATACCTGGCAGGCCGCGGTGTCGACGTCACGCTGCGCACGGCGCGCTATCCCGGTTCGGCGCGCACCGAGGTGGTCGACGGCGTGCGCATCAGCCGTGGTGGCGGGCCCTACACCGTCTACATCTGGGCCGGTCTGGCGATGGTGCTCGCGCGCATAGGGCTGGGGCCGCTGCGCCGCGCGCGGCCCGACGTGGTGATCGACACCCAGAACGGGTTGCCGTTCCTCGCGCGGCTCGCGTTCGGCCGGCGCGTCGCGGTGCTCGTGCACCACTGCCACCGCGAGTTGTGGCCCGTCGCCGGTCCTGTCATGGGTCGTATCGGCTGGTTCGTGGAGTCGTGGCTGTCGCCGCGGCTGCACCGGCGCAACCAGTACGTCACGGTGTCACTGCCGTCGGCCCGTGACCTCAATGAACTCGGTGTCGATTCACAGCGGATCGCGGTGGTGCGCAACGGACTCGACGAGGCACCCGCGACCACCCTGAAGCTGCCCCGCTCGGAGACCCCGCGCCTGGTGGTGTTGTCACGGCTGGTGCCGCACAAACAGATCGAGGATGCGCTGGAAGCCGTCGCGCAACTGCGCACCGAGATGCCTGATGTGCACCTGGACATCCTCGGCGACGGCTGGTGGCGGGAACGCCTGGTCGAACACGCCGAACTGCTGGGCATCACCGACGCGGTGACCTTCCACGGTCACGTCGACGAGGACACCAAACATCGTGTACTGCAACGCAGTTGGGTGCACGTGCTGCCGTCGCGCAAGGAAGGCTGGGGCCTGGCGGTCACCGAGGCAGCGCAGCACGCCGTGCCCACCATCGGCTACCGCTCGTCGGGCGGACTGACGGACTCTGTCGTCGACGGGGTCACCGGCCTGCTCGTCGACGACCGCGACGGGCTGGTCGCGGGGTTGCGCCAGTTGGTGTCCGATCCCGTGCTGCGCACGCAACTGGGCACCAAGGCGCAGACCCGCAGCGACGAGTTCTCGTGGGCGCAGAGCGCCGACGCCATGTGCACGGTGCTGGAGTCGGTCCGCGCGGGTCGATACCTCAGCGGCCTGGTCTGACGCCGCTCAGGACGCCCCGGCGGCCGCCTTCGCGGTGCGGGCCAGCCGCGCCACCTCGGCCCAGTCCTTGCGCCCCACCACATCTGCGGGCGTCAACCAGCTGCCGCCCACGCAGCCGACGTTCGGGCTCGCCAGGTAGTCGCCCATGTTGGCGGGCGTGATCCCGCCGGTGGGGCAGAACCGTGCCGCGGGGACGGGCGAGTGGATGGCGCGCAGATACTTCGCGCCGCCGGCCTGCTCGGCCGGGAAGAACTTCAGCTCGGTGTAGCCCTCCTCGAGCAGGGTGAGCACCTCCGACACCGTGGACACCCCGGGCAGGTGCGGTAACCCGCTGTCGCGCATCGCCGCACGCAGCGACGGCGTGCTACCGGGTGACACCAGGAACTGGGCCCCGTTGGCGGCGGCCTGTTTCGGTTGTGCGGAGTCGACGACGGTGCCCGCACCGACGAGGATCTCGGGCACCTCGTCGGCGATCCGCTTGATGGCGTCGAGCGCCGCGGGTGTGCGCAGCGTCAGCTCGATGACCGGTAACCCGCCCTCGACCAGTGCCTTGGCGATCGGCACCGCGTCGGCGGCGTCGTGCACGACGACGACGGGGATGACGGGGACGAGGTCGAGCAGGGAATCGAGACTCATACGGCACTCCTGAAGATCGTGGCGCCCTGGTCGGCCGGGCCGACGCTGGCACGCAAGGTGGCGAAGAGTTCCCGGCCGGTGCCGGTCCACTCGTCGTTGGTGGGGGCCTGCCCGGTGCTGGACCGGGCAGCGAGGTCCGCGGGCGCGACGTCGACCGACAACGTACCGGCCGTGGCGTCGACGGTGATGACGTCGCCGTCGCGAACCCGCGACAGCGGCCCGCCCGCGGCGGCCTCCGGCGTGACGTGGATGGCCGCGGGCACCTTGCCCGAAGCGCCCGACATGCGCCCGTCGGTCACCAGCGCGACCTTGAACCCGCGGTCCTGCAGCACCCCCAGCGCCGGGGTGAGCTTGTGCAGTTCGGGCATACCGAGCGCCTGCGGTCCCTGGTATCGCAAGACGCCGACGAAATCGCGGTCGAGTTCACCGGCCCCGAACGCCTCGAGGAACGCCTCCTGGCTGTCGAACACGGCCGCGGGTGCGACGACCGTGCGATGTTCGGGGTCGACCGCCGAGGTCTTCATGACGCTCGTGCCGAGATTGCCCGAGAGTGTCTTGAGCCCGCCGTCGGGCGCGAACGGGTCGTCGACCCCGCGCAGCACGTCGGTGTCGAGGCTCGCGTGCACCCCGTCGCGCCAGCGCAGCACCCCGTCGTCGAGGTAGGGCTCGGTGGTGTAGCGGCGCAGGCCCGGTCCGGCCACGGTCGTGACGTTCTCGTGCAGCAGCCCGGCGTCGAGCAGCGACCGGACCAGAAACGCCATGCCGCCTGCGGCCTGGAAGTGGTTGACGTCGGCCTTGCCGTTGGGATAGATCCGCGCGAGCAGCGGTACGACCGCCGACAGATCGGCAATGTCGTTCCAGGTCAGGATGATTCCCGCGGCGCGGGCGATCGCGACCAGATGCATGGTGTGGTTGGTCGACCCACCTGTGGCCAGCAGCGCGACGGCCCCGTTGACCACGGCGCGCTCGTCGACCACGGCGCCGACCGGTGTGTAGGCGTCGCCCAGGGCGGTCACCTCGGCGGCCCGTGCACCTGCCGCTGCGGTCAGCGCCTCACGCAGCGGGGTGTCCGGCGTCACCAGGCTGGACCCGGGCAGATGCAGGCCCATCGCCTCCATGAGCAGCTGGTTGGAGTTCGCGGTGCCGTAGAACGTGCACGTGCCGCGCCCGTGGTACGACGCGGCCTCGGCGTCGAGCAGGGCCTCACGGTCGACCTTGCCCTCGGCGAACATCTGGCGGATGCGGGACTTCTCTCCGTTGGGCAGTCCCGAGGTCATCGGGCCGGCGGGCACGAAGATCGCGGGCAAGTGGCCGAAACTCAGCGCACCGATCAGCATGCCCGGCACGATCTTGTCGCACACGCCGAGCAACAGCGCGGCGTCGAACATGTCGTGGGACAAGGCAATTGCCGTCGACATGGCGATCACGTCGCGCGAGAACAACGACAGCTGCATACCGGCGCGGCCCTGCGTGATGCCGTCGCACATCGCGGGCACGCCGCCTGCGACCTGGGCGATGGCGCCGGCGCCCAGTGCCGCGGCCTTCAGTTGGGCCGGGTAGTCCTCGAATGGCTTGTGCGCCGAGAGCATGTCGTTGTAGGACGACACGATCGCCAGGTTGGGTTTGACGAT
Coding sequences:
- a CDS encoding 1-acyl-sn-glycerol-3-phosphate acyltransferase → MAATDTDQGEITKWDPGLTEKVMGWLRPLIKGYHRAEVHGLDTFPNGGALVVSNHSGGLFPMDVPVFATGFYEKFGYDRPVYTLSHDMLMTGPTADFFKKTGFIRANHENADEALRSGGVVVVFPGGDYDVYRPTLAANKIDFGGRTGYVRAALNAGVPIVPMVGVGGQETQLFLSRGTAVAKALGPIARLARTKIVPVSFGFPFGLSAVLPLNVPLPSKIVMKTLPPIDITAEFGEDPDIDEVDAHVRHVMQQALDELAEQRRFPVIG
- a CDS encoding zinc-dependent alcohol dehydrogenase family protein, yielding MRRWEMDGIGRDLLQLREVAIPQPAHGEILVRVSAVALNHRDKMVTENGRGLQLAYPFTPGSDLAGTVAALGDGAQRFAVGDRVISNFVPEWLDGVRPGDARTLPYRTLGGHHPGVLAEYVAFPEDWFVRAPATLGDAEAATLPCSGLTAWFALVERGRVRAGETVLVEGTGGVALFALAIAKIHGAEVIVSASAGNLARARELGADHVIDRRREDWADAVLTLTADRGVDHVLEIVGGSHLAQAVQVSAIGGQIHQIGALEGFEISTPVMPLMLKGITVNGIGTGHRRALEDLVRAVDAAGLKPVIDTRYRFEDLQGALDHLDRGPFGKLVLET
- a CDS encoding alpha/beta hydrolase — protein: MAKPLLTASAEVLNAVNAVKPFGRKGYSTVVAFAFGWPTSENGPLITTVSALDALRRAVRGDYRTTPGRISLLLKAVAWALLYIVHRRNRTSRRFFEEPLRSALGADYAVARRARRPGGVIRTSWTRHRYATTTVRYGPHRANLADIWMRPDLPRDGKAPVLLQVPGGAWMIGMRRPQSYPLMSHLAEQGWICVSIGYRISPKHSWPDHIVDVKQALAWVKANIADFGGDPESVCITGGSAGGHLTALAALTPNDPKWQPGFEDADTSVVAAVPVYGRYDWYSTTGPGRTEFMEILERLIVKRPLDGNAELYRDASPIMLVRPDAPPFFVLHGTNDSLIPVVEGRDFVAALREVSNSPVVYAEIPHAQHAFDFFGSPHGHFTADAVEKFLNWVLAERGVAQNR
- a CDS encoding AraC family transcriptional regulator; translation: MEPNGRDRLRELLDAVVDSENDGVGDMARNSYASEFHFSREVRRLTGEPPAALRRRIMLERAAWRLRQGAGVAEVAAAEGWSSPEVFSRAFRRAFGVPPSRAADVGFRLPAPNGVHFHPPQSLWCDDGAGAAGPDIAQFMLVHDIADTAYLIEQASVLTERQWREGVSPGQTVLDWDGPEPSVAAVLAAIVWTKQVWLATIEGRDFPSRDTTCNASPRELAVHHDTVGNRWTTVISEYSTAGRLGDTVIDALCDPPESFQLYGIVAHVLTYSAHRRGLARAMLSRHGIDTHRGDPLEWMRRD
- a CDS encoding arylamine N-acetyltransferase family protein, which translates into the protein MAMDLGGYLARIGLDGRPRPDLGTLHAIVAAHNRSIPFENLDPLLGIPVADLSAEALSAKLVDRRRGGYCYEHNGLLGYVLEELGFDVERLSGRVVWMRADDAPLPAQTHNVLSVAVPGADGRYLVDVGFGGQTLTSPIRLEAGPVQQTRHEPYRLTRHGDHHTLAAQIRGEWQPLYTFTTEPRPRIDLEVGSWYVSTHPRSHFVTGLTVAVVTDDARYNLRGRNLAVHRAGATERIRFDSAAQVLDAIVDRFGIDLGDLAGRDVRARVAEVLDT
- the fadD12 gene encoding acyl-CoA ligase FadD12; protein product: MGLLDRVTDPLLNTVGMVTTMRRAGLIAPLRPDKYLRIVAAMARENMSVTSGFASAAQRCPDRPGLVDELGTLTWREIDQQADALAAGLQALSGGAPRVLGIMARNHRGFVLSLIAANRIGADVLLLNTSFAGPALAEVVSREKVDAVIYDEEFTDTVDRALAGAPEAPTRIVAWTDTAAHDVTVAALTEKFAGRQPQRAGQKSKVILLTSGTTGTPKGAKHSGGGPEILKAILDRTPWRAEEPVVIVAPMFHAWGFSQLAFAASMACTIITRRKFDPEATLELVDRHRATGLCVVPVMFDRIMELPEDVLNRYDGRSLRFAAASGSRMRPDVVIAFMDRFGDVIYNNYNATEAGMIATATPADLRAAPDTAGKPAEGTEIRILDADLRDVPTGEVGTIYVRNSTQFDGYTSGTTKDFHEGFMRSGDVGRLDDAGRLFVVGRDDEMIVSGGENVYPIEVEKVLTTHPAVAEAAVIGVDDEQFGQRLAAFVVLSGDATVDDLKSHVRDNLANYKVPRDITILDELPRNSTGKIARRELQEKVNG